In Mus musculus strain C57BL/6J chromosome 9, GRCm38.p6 C57BL/6J, one genomic interval encodes:
- the Rps27l gene encoding 40S ribosomal protein S27-like isoform 1 (isoform 1 is encoded by transcript variant 1) — translation MPLARDLLHPSLEEEKKKHKKKRLVQSPNSYFMDVKCPGCYKITTVFSHAQTVVLCVGCSTVLCQPTGGKARLTEESCEFHVFTGRVTSELAIIQDQLGIFRLFI, via the exons ATGCCC CTGGCTAGAGATCTGTTACACCCTTccttggaggaggagaagaaaaaacataagaaGAAACGGCTGGTTCAGAGCCCAAATTCTTACTTCATGGATGTGAAATGTCCAG gTTGCTACAAGATTACTACAGTTTTCAGCCATGCACAGACTGTGGTTCTTTGTGTGGGTTGTTCAACTGTGTTGTGCCAGCCCACAGGAGGAAAAGCCAGGCTCACAGAag AGAGCTGTGAATTCCATGTTTTCACTGGAAGAGTTACAAGTGAATTAGCAATAATCCAAGATCAACTTGGTATTTTTAG GCTGTTCATTTAG
- the Rps27l gene encoding 40S ribosomal protein S27-like isoform 2 (isoform 2 is encoded by transcript variant 2), which produces MPLARDLLHPSLEEEKKKHKKKRLVQSPNSYFMDVKCPGCYKITTVFSHAQTVVLCVGCSTVLCQPTGGKARLTEGCSFRRKQH; this is translated from the exons ATGCCC CTGGCTAGAGATCTGTTACACCCTTccttggaggaggagaagaaaaaacataagaaGAAACGGCTGGTTCAGAGCCCAAATTCTTACTTCATGGATGTGAAATGTCCAG gTTGCTACAAGATTACTACAGTTTTCAGCCATGCACAGACTGTGGTTCTTTGTGTGGGTTGTTCAACTGTGTTGTGCCAGCCCACAGGAGGAAAAGCCAGGCTCACAGAag GCTGTTCATTTAGAAGAAAGCAACACTAA
- the Rps27l gene encoding 40S ribosomal protein S27-like isoform X1, giving the protein MPLARDLLHPSLEEEKKKHKKKRLVQSPNSYFMDVKCPGCYKITTVFSHAQTVVLCVGCSTVLCQPTGGKARLTEESCEFHVFTGRVTSELAIIQDQLGIFR; this is encoded by the exons ATGCCC CTGGCTAGAGATCTGTTACACCCTTccttggaggaggagaagaaaaaacataagaaGAAACGGCTGGTTCAGAGCCCAAATTCTTACTTCATGGATGTGAAATGTCCAG gTTGCTACAAGATTACTACAGTTTTCAGCCATGCACAGACTGTGGTTCTTTGTGTGGGTTGTTCAACTGTGTTGTGCCAGCCCACAGGAGGAAAAGCCAGGCTCACAGAag AGAGCTGTGAATTCCATGTTTTCACTGGAAGAGTTACAAGTGAATTAGCAATAATCCAAGATCAACTTGGTATTTTTAGGTAA
- the Rps27l gene encoding 40S ribosomal protein S27-like isoform 3 (isoform 3 is encoded by transcript variant 4), producing the protein MPQPCAGHWMWSPGAELARDLLHPSLEEEKKKHKKKRLVQSPNSYFMDVKCPGCYKITTVFSHAQTVVLCVGCSTVLCQPTGGKARLTEGCSFRRKQH; encoded by the exons ATGCCGCAGCCCTGTGCTGGCCATTGGATGTGGAGCCCCGGGGCTGAG CTGGCTAGAGATCTGTTACACCCTTccttggaggaggagaagaaaaaacataagaaGAAACGGCTGGTTCAGAGCCCAAATTCTTACTTCATGGATGTGAAATGTCCAG gTTGCTACAAGATTACTACAGTTTTCAGCCATGCACAGACTGTGGTTCTTTGTGTGGGTTGTTCAACTGTGTTGTGCCAGCCCACAGGAGGAAAAGCCAGGCTCACAGAag GCTGTTCATTTAGAAGAAAGCAACACTAA